In Onthophagus taurus isolate NC chromosome 6, IU_Otau_3.0, whole genome shotgun sequence, a genomic segment contains:
- the LOC111428069 gene encoding 2',5'-phosphodiesterase 12, whose translation MWLLQRFTALLRVNYNARRLYTYIYAMDKAYLRHSVDKTQFDISFHYYNAELRVDRQFNFTRNLNEPISAFLTRVIGNFDKIVNKKKKKKKGLEPEETPEVPNKIEAVLIENNKIIDQTTICDQVFQGGRNITLKLNEKLYKVIINSPYINGLGLPSSMLANFPVYPNKFDAVNTNKELCEYTWSVSRDKESWREVGTGFMYTPTNNDINSFLKLTCLPKNEHDEGPIAQVIADVPVDASPGNCPFEYRHVFTENKCKNDEFRIVTYNILADLYCDSVFTRTVLHPYCPPYALNIDYRKQLIIKELLGYNSDIICLQEVDKKVYNYDLTSLFSMLNYGSVFSLKGNSVAEGLACFYDKSRFEFLESSSIILAEQLEKLQIFFNIAEKVAQNERLLKRILQRTTALQIVVLKSIETGNIVLIGNTHLYFHPDSDHIRLIQGALCIQYIQFMYAKLKERFGEELINIVFCGDFNSIPQCGIYQLYTTGFVPEDFIDFKSNEDEAITGLDLKQPFSLASACGTPAYTNFTKDFQDCLDYIYYDTRKLSVVKSIPLPTKEELTQNVALPSIVFPSDHLPLIADVKFINVLR comes from the exons ATGTGGTTATTGCAAAGGTTCACTGCTTTATTACGTGTCAATTACAACGCCCGACGACTATATACGTACATTTACGCGATGGATAAAGCGTATTTAAGACATTCCGTTGATAAAACACAGTTTGATATTTCGTTTCATTATTATAATGCAGAATTAAGAGTGGACAGGCAGTTTAATTTTACCAGAAACTTAAACGAACCAATTAGTGCATTTCTAACACGAGTTATAGgaaatttcgataaaattgtaaataaaaagaaaaagaagaaaaaagggCTAGAACCAGAAGAAACTCCTGAAGTACCCAACAAAATTGAAGCagttttaatagaaaataataaaattattgatcaaaCAACAATTTGTGATCAAGTTTTTCAAGGTGGACgtaacataaccttaaaattaaatgagaaATTGTATAAAGTTATAATCAATTCACCGTATATTAATGGGTTGGGATTACCGAGCTCTATGTTAGCTAATTTTCCTGTTTATCCAAATAAATTTGATGCTGTTAATACAAATAAAGAGCTGTGTGAGTACACTTGGAGTGTTTCGAGAGATAAAGAAAGTTGGAGAGAGGTTGGAACGGGGTTTATGTACACACCTACAAATAAtgatattaattcttttttaaaacttacatGTTTACCTAAAAATGAACATGATGAAGGACCTATAGCACAAGTTATAGCTGATGTACCTGTTGATGCAAGCCCGGGTAATTGTCCTTTTGAGTATAGACATGTTTTTACAGagaataaatgtaaaaatgatga aTTCCGAATTGTTACTTATAACATCTTAGCGGATCTTTATTGTGACTCTGTATTTACAAGAACAGTTTTACATCCTTATTGCCCACCATACGCTTTAAACATCGACTACAGAAAACaattgataataaaagaattattgGGTTATAACAGTGATATAATTTGTTTACAAGAAGTGGATAAGAAGGTTTATAATTACGATTTAACATCGCTTTTCTCAATGTTAAATTATGGATCggtgttttctttgaaaggaaattCAGTAGCGGAAGGTTTGGCTTGTTTTTACGATAAATCACGTTTTGA atttttagaatCGAGCTCGATAATTTTGGCCGAACAgcttgaaaaattacaaatattttttaatatcgctGAAAAAGTGGCTCAAAATGAACGATTATTGAAGAGAATTTTACAAAGAACCACTGCACTacaaattgttgttttaaaaagtattgAAACTGGAAATATTGTGTTGATTGGGAATACACATTTGTATTTTCATCCAGATTCGGATCATATAAGATTGATTCAAGGTGCTTTATGTATTCAATACATACAATTTATGTAtgctaaattaaaagaaagg tttggggaagaattaataaacataGTTTTTTGTGGCGATTTTAATAGCATTCCACAATGTGGAATATATCAACTATACACAACAGGATTCGTTCCTGaagattttattgattttaaaagca atgaagaCGAAGCAATAACAGGATTAGATTTAAAACAACCGTTTTCTTTGGCAAGCGCTTGCGGAACTCCAGCATATACAAATTTCACAAAAGATTTTCAAGATTGCTTGGATTACATTTACTATGATACGAGGAAATTGAGCGTTGTAAAAAGTATCCCACTCCCCACCAAAGAAGAATTGACACAAAACGTTGCTCTACCAAGCATTGTATTTCCATCGGACCATTTACCATTAATAGCTgatgtaaaatttataaacgttttgcgataa
- the LOC111428071 gene encoding probable phosphatase phospho2 isoform X1, which produces MLTRFVSFCCCNTFRYVKNARYFSTSFQMSQKNLAIFDFDHTIIDLNSDIVIRDLIPTDDIPNNVKEQYKSDGWTAYMQGIFKLLHARKVGESVMKEIIEGILPLNGMDGLLMCLKRDYNTDSIIVSDSNSYFINTWLKKYKLESCVDGVFTNPAHFDENGLLNIEMYHLQTDCNLSTKNLCKGRIMEEYLEAQEKNGVIYDKIIYFGDGFNDICPILRLKKSDLACVRENYKCASSIRSIKQHKPIDSSGKIYYIKCNVFYFNCGDDILNHLKVFL; this is translated from the coding sequence ATGTTAACACGTTTTGTTTCGTTTTGTTGTTGTAATACATTTCGTTATGTTAAAAATGCTCGTTACTTTTCAACATCGTTTCAGATGTCCCAAAAAAACCTGGctattttcgattttgatcATACAATTATCGATTTAAATTCCGACATCGTAATTAGGGATTTAATTCCAACTGATGATATTCCCAATAACGTTAAGGAACAGTATAAAAGTGATGGGTGGACTGCCTATATgcaaggaatttttaaattgttacatGCAAGAAAAGTGGGTGAAAGCGTTATGAAGGAAATTATTGAAGGTATTTTGCCTTTAAATGGAATGGATGGATTGTTGATGTGTTTAAAAAGAGATTATAATACTGATAGTATTATTGTAAGCgattcaaattcgtattttattaatacttggttaaaaaaatacaaattggAAAGTTGTGTTGATGGTGTTTTTACAAATCCAGCTCATTTTGACGAAAATGGTTtgttaaatattgaaatgtatCATTTGCAAACTGATTGTAATTTAAGTACGAAGAATTTGTGTAAAGGAAGGATTATGGAGGAATATTTAGAGGCTCAGGAGAAGAATGGagttatttatgataaaattatttattttggggATGGTTTTAATGATATTTGCCCTATTTTAAGACTTAAAAAAAGTGATTTGGCTTGTGTTCgtgaaaattataaatgtgCAAGTTCAATTAGGTCTATTAAACAACATAAACCTATTGATTCTAGtggaaaaatttattatataaaatgtaatgtgttttattttaattgtggtgatgacattttaaatcatttgaaagtttttttgtaa
- the LOC111428072 gene encoding uncharacterized protein produces MKEFTRTIDENFPVTWHEFTSKSGRKYSIGDIQDEYKEIITNHMVYGLGRDEPLCKYSNATTFPSFLLSSMEAWRSVINQNFSLICLTTNEFGEIQIAGANCLHIASENEKAAFEDEKKTSTSKILETYLHMGKMADPFKKLGIQECLSGMGLYVLPEFRGEGIGVELLKAREPLARSIGLKATCTVFTSKFSQLAASRAGFEDLYSIRYEDLAKNENLVFPGIEEHTETIKFMYKLYKLYIPSDIKQILTTRNIYFKMNGFKRTLDSNFPIKWHEFTSKSGKNYVIQDIPDEYKEIVANYMVYGFTKEEPLFKFSYASTFPNFLNEAAKFWKKAVYENLSLVCLTTNENGEIQIAGANCMYIAREDEEKSYKNDNEETSSTLKVLKTHVYMGKKADAFARLNIKEYMKGMGLYVLPEFRGEGIGIELLKAREPLCKHLDLKASCTVFTSNFSQNSAEKAGFKDLYVISYEDLAQVNEELVFPGIETHTKSIKFMYKLYN; encoded by the exons ATGAAGGAGTTTACACGAACCATCGACGAAAATTTTCCTGTTACATGGCATGAATTTACAAGTAAATCTGGTAGAAAATATTcaattggtgatattcaggatgaatataaagaaattattacgAATCATATGGTTTATGGATTAGGTAGAGATGAGCCGTTATGTAAATATTCAA ATGCGACAACTTTTCCAAGCTTTTTGCTATCATCGATGGAAGCTTGGAGAAGTGTaatcaatcaaaattttagtttaatttgtttGACAACAAATGAATTCGGAGAAATTCAAATTGCAGGAGCAAACTGTTTACACATAGCTAGCGAAAATGAAAAAGCTGCCTTTGAAGATGAAAAGAAAACATCTACAAGTAAAATATTAGAAACATATCTGCATATGGGTAAAATGGCCGATCCGTTTAAGAAGTTGGGAATTCAAGAATGTTTAAGTGGAATGGGATTGTATGTTTTACCTGAATTTCGCGGTGAAGGAATCGGAGTTGAATTATTAAAAGCAAG aGAACCATTAGCTAGAAGTATTGGTTTGAAAGCTACTTGTACAGTTTTTACATCGAAATTTTCACAATTAGCTGCCTCTAGAGCAGGATTTGAAGATCTTTACAGCATCCGTTACGAAGATTtagcaaaaaatgaaaatttagtcTTCCCTGGGATCGAAGAACACacagaaacaataaaattcatGTACAAATTGTAT AAACTGTACATTCCTTCTGATATCAAGCAAATACTAACAACTcgaaacatttatttcaaaatgaatGGGTTTAAACGAACGTTAGATTCaaattttccaataaaatGGCACGAATTCACAAGTAAATCgggaaaaaattatgttattcAAGATATTCCAGatgaatataaagaaattgttgCTAATTATATGGTTTATGGGTTTACTAAAGAAGAacctttatttaaattcagtt atgcatcaacttttccaaattttttaaacgaagcGGCAAAGTTTTGGAAAAAAGCAGTTTATGAAAACTTGAGTTTAGTTTGTCTAACAACCAACGAAAACGGAGAGATTCAAATTGCAGGGGCTAATTGTATGTACATTGCTAGggaagatgaagaaaaaagttataaaaatgataatgaaGAAACTTCTTCAACACTTAAAGTACTTAAAACTCATGTGTATATGGGTAAAAAGGCAGATGCGTTTGCAAGGTTAAATATTAAGGAGTATATGAAAGGTATGGGATTATATGTCTTACCGGAATTTCGTGGAGAAGGAATTGgaattgaattattaaaagctAG aGAACCTTTGTGTAAACATTTAGATTTGAAAGCATCTTGTACAGTTTTTACTTCAAACTTTTCACAAAATTCTGCTGAAAAAGCGGGATTTAAAGATCTTTATGTGATAAGTTATGAAGATTTGGCACAAGTAAATGAAGAACTTGTATTTCCAGGTATAGAAACCCATacaaaatcgattaaatttatgtataaattatacaattaa
- the LOC111428071 gene encoding probable phosphatase phospho2 isoform X2 — MSQKNLAIFDFDHTIIDLNSDIVIRDLIPTDDIPNNVKEQYKSDGWTAYMQGIFKLLHARKVGESVMKEIIEGILPLNGMDGLLMCLKRDYNTDSIIVSDSNSYFINTWLKKYKLESCVDGVFTNPAHFDENGLLNIEMYHLQTDCNLSTKNLCKGRIMEEYLEAQEKNGVIYDKIIYFGDGFNDICPILRLKKSDLACVRENYKCASSIRSIKQHKPIDSSGKIYYIKCNVFYFNCGDDILNHLKVFL, encoded by the coding sequence ATGTCCCAAAAAAACCTGGctattttcgattttgatcATACAATTATCGATTTAAATTCCGACATCGTAATTAGGGATTTAATTCCAACTGATGATATTCCCAATAACGTTAAGGAACAGTATAAAAGTGATGGGTGGACTGCCTATATgcaaggaatttttaaattgttacatGCAAGAAAAGTGGGTGAAAGCGTTATGAAGGAAATTATTGAAGGTATTTTGCCTTTAAATGGAATGGATGGATTGTTGATGTGTTTAAAAAGAGATTATAATACTGATAGTATTATTGTAAGCgattcaaattcgtattttattaatacttggttaaaaaaatacaaattggAAAGTTGTGTTGATGGTGTTTTTACAAATCCAGCTCATTTTGACGAAAATGGTTtgttaaatattgaaatgtatCATTTGCAAACTGATTGTAATTTAAGTACGAAGAATTTGTGTAAAGGAAGGATTATGGAGGAATATTTAGAGGCTCAGGAGAAGAATGGagttatttatgataaaattatttattttggggATGGTTTTAATGATATTTGCCCTATTTTAAGACTTAAAAAAAGTGATTTGGCTTGTGTTCgtgaaaattataaatgtgCAAGTTCAATTAGGTCTATTAAACAACATAAACCTATTGATTCTAGtggaaaaatttattatataaaatgtaatgtgttttattttaattgtggtgatgacattttaaatcatttgaaagtttttttgtaa